One Methylobacterium sp. 77 DNA window includes the following coding sequences:
- a CDS encoding ABC transporter substrate-binding protein — translation MNALLFSRSTALALTLGLGGTVSLAGPASAQEPPASAQAADAPSGDTHIGLIYRPEIAPSSYDAEAAPEDEGVAGARMAIKDNNTTGRFTKQTYALDEVALTDGKSAIDAARDLVGKGIRYLVLALPADEVLAVADAIKGEGVTIFNTAAPDDRLRGADCRKNVFHVIPSRAMQTDALAQFFTLMRWRKMFLIIGPQDNDKLYADAFRASAKKFSLKITAEKPWTFGPLAKARGDTPTRSEAMVFTRGVDYDLAIVADEANDWGDYVPFRTVDPRPVAGTQGLIAATWHPTLETWGAAQAQNRFRRLSGRLMRPLDYQVWAAVRSVGEAATQKKTADPAVLSAYFADPAFSLPAYKGVSLNYRPWDHQLRQPIIVVQPKAMVTVAPEQGFTHQRTPLDTLGVDLPETTCKF, via the coding sequence ATGAACGCATTGCTCTTTTCCCGATCCACCGCCCTCGCCCTCACGCTCGGCCTCGGCGGCACGGTGTCCCTCGCAGGCCCTGCATCGGCGCAGGAACCTCCGGCCTCCGCGCAAGCGGCGGACGCGCCCTCGGGCGATACCCATATCGGTCTGATCTACCGGCCGGAAATCGCGCCCTCCTCCTACGATGCGGAAGCCGCGCCGGAGGATGAGGGCGTCGCGGGCGCTCGCATGGCGATCAAGGACAACAACACGACGGGGCGCTTCACCAAGCAGACCTACGCCCTCGACGAGGTCGCCCTCACGGACGGGAAAAGCGCGATCGATGCCGCCCGCGATCTCGTGGGCAAGGGGATCCGCTATCTCGTCCTGGCGCTGCCGGCCGACGAGGTCCTGGCTGTCGCCGACGCGATCAAGGGGGAGGGCGTGACGATCTTCAACACGGCCGCCCCCGACGACCGCCTGCGCGGAGCCGATTGCCGGAAGAACGTCTTCCACGTCATCCCCAGCCGGGCGATGCAGACCGATGCGCTGGCGCAGTTCTTCACGCTGATGCGCTGGCGCAAGATGTTCCTGATCATCGGCCCCCAGGACAACGACAAGCTCTATGCCGATGCGTTCAGGGCCTCGGCGAAGAAGTTCTCGCTGAAGATCACGGCCGAGAAGCCCTGGACCTTCGGGCCGCTCGCCAAGGCGCGCGGGGACACGCCGACCCGCTCGGAGGCGATGGTCTTCACCCGCGGCGTCGATTACGACCTCGCCATCGTCGCCGACGAGGCCAATGATTGGGGCGACTACGTTCCTTTCCGCACGGTGGACCCCCGTCCCGTCGCGGGGACCCAAGGTCTCATCGCCGCCACCTGGCATCCAACCCTGGAGACCTGGGGCGCGGCGCAGGCACAGAACCGATTCCGGCGCCTTTCGGGCCGGTTGATGCGCCCGCTCGACTATCAGGTCTGGGCGGCCGTGCGCTCGGTGGGCGAGGCGGCGACACAGAAGAAGACCGCCGACCCGGCCGTTCTCTCGGCCTATTTCGCCGACCCTGCCTTCAGCCTGCCGGCCTACAAGGGCGTCTCGCTGAACTACCGGCCCTGGGATCATCAGCTACGCCAGCCGATCATCGTGGTTCAGCCCAAAGCCATGGTCACCGTAGCGCCCGAACAGGGATTCACCCACCAGCGCACGCCCCTCGATACGCTCGGCGTCGATCTGCCCGAGACGACGTGCAAGTTCTGA
- a CDS encoding ABC transporter ATP-binding protein: MSDEAGASAALDVAGVSHRFGARAALSDVSIRVERGRFMALLGPNGAGKTTLFSVITRLYANQDGRVSIFGHGLDREPSRALARLGVVFQARTLDTDLTVEQNLLYHASLHGIARRAAKARIAVLLARVGLSDRRDDKVRTLSGGQSRRIEIARSLVHEPKLLLLDEPTVGLDLESRADIVAIVRALVREEGLSVLWATHIFEEIDGADDAVVLHRGRIVARGTAGSIAQGDETLETAFRRLVAEPSKQAA; the protein is encoded by the coding sequence GTGAGCGACGAAGCGGGCGCCAGCGCGGCCCTCGACGTGGCGGGCGTGAGCCATCGCTTCGGAGCACGCGCGGCTTTGTCCGATGTGTCGATCCGAGTGGAGCGGGGGCGTTTCATGGCTCTGCTCGGCCCTAACGGCGCCGGCAAGACCACGTTGTTCTCGGTGATTACCCGCCTTTACGCCAACCAGGACGGGCGGGTCTCGATCTTCGGCCACGGCCTCGACCGCGAGCCGTCCCGCGCATTGGCCCGGCTCGGCGTGGTGTTCCAGGCCCGGACGCTCGATACCGACCTCACCGTCGAGCAGAACCTCCTCTATCATGCCAGCCTGCATGGCATCGCGCGCCGGGCGGCCAAGGCTCGCATCGCGGTGCTGCTCGCCCGCGTCGGTCTCAGCGACCGGCGCGACGACAAGGTCCGCACGCTGTCCGGCGGCCAGTCGAGGCGCATCGAGATCGCGCGCTCGCTGGTGCATGAGCCCAAGCTCCTGCTGCTGGACGAGCCCACCGTGGGTCTCGATCTCGAATCACGCGCCGATATCGTCGCCATCGTCCGCGCCCTGGTGCGAGAAGAAGGGCTGTCGGTCCTCTGGGCGACCCATATCTTCGAGGAGATCGACGGAGCCGACGATGCCGTCGTGCTCCATCGCGGGCGCATCGTCGCGCGCGGGACTGCCGGCTCCATCGCCCAAGGGGACGAAACTCTGGAAACCGCCTTCCGCCGCCTCGTCGCCGAACCGTCGAAGCAGGCCGCATGA
- a CDS encoding (5-formylfuran-3-yl)methyl phosphate synthase, with protein sequence MSPQANPRPRLLVSVRDAGEAAMAMAAGADLVDAKDPERGALGALPTETVRAIVAAIAGKAVSSAVAGEPMDASSLATDVAAMAATGIGYVKVAVRPDFDAAALAAAAQAAPGRLIAVLFAEVPIPEDLVARLAEAGFAGVMIDTAGKDGRRLTDLLPASRLSAFARKARDHGLLSGLAGSLAIADIAILAAHGPDYLGFRGGLCDRSDRTRGLDPERVALAVRALRELDRRDAA encoded by the coding sequence ATGTCACCGCAAGCAAACCCGCGTCCCCGCCTTCTCGTCAGCGTCCGCGATGCGGGCGAAGCCGCGATGGCCATGGCGGCGGGCGCCGACCTGGTCGACGCCAAGGATCCCGAACGCGGCGCTCTCGGCGCCCTGCCGACGGAGACGGTCCGAGCCATCGTCGCGGCCATCGCGGGCAAGGCCGTCAGCAGCGCCGTTGCCGGCGAGCCGATGGACGCTTCCTCGCTGGCCACCGACGTGGCGGCGATGGCGGCGACCGGGATCGGCTACGTCAAGGTTGCGGTCAGGCCTGACTTCGACGCCGCCGCCCTCGCCGCCGCCGCGCAGGCGGCTCCCGGTCGGCTGATCGCGGTCCTCTTCGCCGAAGTGCCGATCCCGGAGGATCTGGTCGCCCGTCTCGCCGAGGCCGGATTCGCCGGGGTGATGATCGATACCGCGGGCAAGGATGGCCGGCGCCTCACCGATCTCCTGCCCGCCTCTCGCCTCTCCGCCTTCGCCCGAAAGGCGCGCGATCACGGCCTGCTCTCCGGCCTCGCGGGATCGCTGGCCATTGCCGACATCGCGATCCTCGCGGCGCACGGACCGGATTATCTCGGTTTTCGCGGCGGCCTCTGCGACCGGAGCGACCGCACGCGCGGCCTCGATCCCGAGCGCGTGGCCCTGGCCGTTCGCGCTCTTCGCGAGCTCGACCGGCGGGACGCCGCATGA
- a CDS encoding ABC transporter permease has product MTLSRTDPTQASVETPVPHLGRLDAVGYLICLGGIVRRELLRFFNQKERFFSALVRPLVWLFIFAAGFRNTLGVSIEPPYQTYVLYEVYVVPGLAVMIQLFNGMQSSLSMVYDREVGSMKVLLTSPYPRWLLLLAKLIAGVTVSVVQAYAFLAIAWFWELDIPAIGYVAALPAFIASGLMLGSIGLLLSSMVKQLENFASVMNFVIFPMFFASSALYPLWRIRESSETLYMICMANPFSHAVQLVRFALYGQFEPMACAVVVGTTIAFFTLAVIAYDPGRGIMARRGGPAGDNS; this is encoded by the coding sequence ATGACGCTTTCCCGAACAGATCCGACGCAAGCCAGCGTGGAGACGCCCGTTCCTCATCTCGGCCGCCTCGATGCGGTCGGCTATCTCATCTGCCTCGGCGGCATCGTCCGCCGCGAGCTTCTGCGCTTCTTCAATCAGAAGGAGCGGTTCTTCTCCGCCCTGGTGCGGCCGCTCGTCTGGCTGTTCATCTTCGCGGCGGGCTTCCGCAACACGCTCGGGGTCTCGATCGAGCCGCCCTACCAGACCTACGTCCTCTACGAGGTCTACGTGGTGCCGGGCCTCGCCGTGATGATCCAGCTCTTCAACGGCATGCAATCCTCGCTCTCGATGGTCTACGACCGCGAAGTCGGCTCGATGAAGGTGCTGCTGACGAGCCCTTATCCACGCTGGCTGCTGTTGCTCGCCAAGCTGATCGCCGGTGTCACCGTCTCGGTGGTGCAGGCCTATGCGTTCCTCGCCATCGCTTGGTTCTGGGAACTCGACATCCCCGCCATCGGCTACGTCGCGGCGCTGCCGGCCTTCATCGCCTCGGGGCTGATGCTCGGCTCCATCGGCCTGCTGCTGTCCTCCATGGTCAAGCAGCTCGAGAACTTCGCCAGCGTCATGAACTTCGTGATCTTTCCGATGTTCTTCGCTTCCTCGGCACTCTACCCGCTCTGGCGGATCCGCGAATCGAGCGAGACGCTCTACATGATCTGCATGGCCAACCCGTTCAGCCATGCCGTCCAACTCGTGCGCTTCGCCCTCTACGGGCAGTTCGAGCCCATGGCCTGCGCCGTCGTCGTAGGCACCACCATCGCCTTCTTCACCCTCGCCGTGATCGCCTACGATCCCGGCCGCGGCATCATGGCCCGGC
- a CDS encoding DUF3280 domain-containing protein, which produces MSLIRSGRATSLATSLAAALALVPALAGPAAAAPDKAAIFGIELNDPGVVGGRKARPDEVRRLALVTEELRKALVAGGAVEDVDVSPQAVEITKQAPLFKCEGCAATIAKTLGANLAVNGYVEKGSNQIFNLYVLISDTATGKVVRGGQVVIRADTDDTWAHAMRWVVKNRLLAEPLPNRS; this is translated from the coding sequence ATGTCCTTAATCCGCTCTGGACGCGCCACGTCCCTCGCCACGTCCCTCGCCGCCGCGCTCGCCCTCGTCCCGGCTCTGGCAGGGCCGGCAGCGGCAGCGCCGGACAAAGCCGCGATCTTCGGGATCGAGCTCAACGATCCGGGCGTCGTCGGCGGTCGCAAGGCCCGGCCGGACGAGGTTCGCCGCCTCGCGCTGGTCACGGAGGAGTTGCGCAAGGCGCTCGTCGCCGGCGGGGCCGTGGAGGATGTGGACGTGTCGCCGCAGGCCGTCGAGATCACCAAGCAGGCGCCCCTGTTCAAGTGCGAGGGATGCGCCGCCACCATCGCCAAGACCCTGGGCGCCAATCTCGCCGTGAACGGTTACGTCGAGAAGGGGTCCAACCAGATCTTCAATCTCTATGTCCTGATCTCGGATACCGCGACCGGAAAGGTCGTGCGCGGCGGACAGGTCGTGATCCGGGCCGATACCGACGACACATGGGCCCATGCGATGCGATGGGTGGTCAAGAACCGTCTTCTGGCCGAACCCTTGCCCAACCGATCCTGA
- a CDS encoding YVTN family beta-propeller repeat protein — MSLGFKAGVCVVALVGATVGVSASAQAYTVYVTNEKGNTVSVIDTTTMAVTGTWKVGRRPRGVTTSKDGKELFVCASDDDRIDVLDTATGKVVRSLRSGPDPEQFILGPGGNPLYVANEDDSQVTVIDIEKNKVLAEVPVGVEPEGMGLSPDGKILVNTSETTNMAHFIDTTTFQVIDNVLVDARPRFAEFTADGKFLWVSAEVGGTISIIDVAARRVIKKITFKIPGVNDEAIQPVGIRITKDGTKAFAALGPANRIAVIDTKTYEVEKYLPVGQRVWQLAFTPDQKYLFSTNGSSNDVSVVDVEANKVIKSIPVGLLPWGVAVSPN; from the coding sequence ATGAGCCTCGGCTTCAAGGCAGGCGTGTGTGTGGTCGCCCTCGTCGGTGCGACGGTGGGTGTGAGCGCCTCCGCGCAGGCCTACACGGTCTACGTGACCAACGAGAAGGGCAACACCGTCAGCGTCATCGACACGACGACCATGGCCGTGACCGGGACCTGGAAGGTCGGACGTCGCCCGCGCGGGGTAACGACCAGCAAGGACGGCAAGGAGCTGTTCGTCTGCGCCAGCGACGACGACCGCATCGACGTGCTCGATACCGCCACCGGCAAGGTGGTGCGCTCGCTCCGTTCCGGCCCCGATCCGGAGCAGTTCATCCTGGGACCGGGCGGCAACCCGCTCTACGTCGCCAACGAGGATGACAGCCAGGTCACGGTCATCGACATCGAGAAGAACAAGGTTCTCGCCGAAGTGCCCGTCGGTGTGGAGCCGGAGGGAATGGGCCTGTCGCCGGACGGCAAGATCCTGGTGAACACCTCCGAGACCACCAACATGGCGCATTTCATCGACACCACCACGTTCCAGGTGATCGACAACGTGCTGGTGGATGCGCGGCCGCGCTTCGCCGAGTTTACCGCGGATGGGAAGTTCCTCTGGGTTTCGGCCGAGGTCGGCGGCACGATCAGCATCATCGACGTCGCCGCGCGGCGGGTGATCAAGAAGATCACCTTCAAGATCCCGGGCGTGAACGACGAGGCGATCCAGCCGGTGGGCATCCGCATCACCAAGGACGGCACGAAGGCCTTCGCGGCCCTCGGCCCGGCCAACCGCATCGCGGTGATCGATACCAAGACCTACGAGGTCGAGAAATACCTGCCCGTGGGCCAGCGCGTGTGGCAGCTCGCCTTCACTCCGGACCAGAAGTACCTGTTCTCCACCAATGGCTCGTCCAACGACGTCTCGGTGGTGGATGTGGAGGCGAACAAGGTCATCAAGAGCATCCCGGTCGGGTTGCTGCCCTGGGGCGTGGCGGTCTCGCCGAACTGA